Below is a genomic region from Bernardetia sp..
CAAAATACCTTTGGAGTAATATCACGGAACTTGCCAGAACTCAAAATGAAGAACTTCTAAAGACAGTACAAAAAGGGTTCAAATACATTGAAAATGAGTCTTTTGGTAACACTTTTCAAGGCTTATTTTCTGAAATTAATCTCAATTCAGAAAAGCTAGGTAAAACAGAAAAAGATAGAAATGAAAGGCTCTGCACCATCATTCAACGCATTGCCGAAGGTATTGCTGAGTTTTCTCTTGATTCGGACACGCTAGGAGATGCCTATGAATATTTGATAGGGCAGTTTGCAGCAGGTTCAGGTAAAAAAGCAGGAGAATTTTATACGCCTCAAGCCATTTCGACGGTTCTCTCTGAAATTGTAACACTAGACTGTCAAGACCCCACCACAGGAGTAAAAAAGAAATTTGATAGAATACTAGATTTTGCTTGTGGTTCTGGTTCACTATTGCTCAATGTGCGTAGGCGTATCAAAGAAAACGGTGGACAGATAGGCAAAATATATGGTCAAGAAAAAAACATGACCACTTACAACCTTGCTCGTATGAATATGCTTTTGCGTATGAAGGACAATGAGTTTGAGGTATTTCATGGGGACACTCTAACAAATGACTGGAGTATGCTTAATGAAATGAATCCAGCCAAAAAGAAAGAATTTGATGCTATCGTTGCCAATCCTCCTTTTAGTTTGCGTTGGAAGCCAACCGATGCTTTAACAGATGATTTTCGTTTTACGAATTATGGAATAGCTCCAAAGTCGGCAGCCGATTTTGCTTTCTTACTTCACGGTTTCCATTTCTTGTCTGATAGTGGTACGATGGCAATTATTTTGCCTCATGGGGTTTTGTTTCGTGGGGGAGCAGAAGAGCGCATTCGCACCAAACTCTTAAAAGATGGTC
It encodes:
- a CDS encoding type I restriction-modification system subunit M; the encoded protein is MTQGTQKELGKTLWKIADDLRGAMNADSFRDYMLSFLFLSHLSQQYEEAVQKELGSDYPVVEEDDSRSPLSVWYENNEEDVNMFEKLMRSKIHYVIHPKYLWSNITELARTQNEELLKTVQKGFKYIENESFGNTFQGLFSEINLNSEKLGKTEKDRNERLCTIIQRIAEGIAEFSLDSDTLGDAYEYLIGQFAAGSGKKAGEFYTPQAISTVLSEIVTLDCQDPTTGVKKKFDRILDFACGSGSLLLNVRRRIKENGGQIGKIYGQEKNMTTYNLARMNMLLRMKDNEFEVFHGDTLTNDWSMLNEMNPAKKKEFDAIVANPPFSLRWKPTDALTDDFRFTNYGIAPKSAADFAFLLHGFHFLSDSGTMAIILPHGVLFRGGAEERIRTKLLKDGHIDTVIGLPANLFYSTGIPVCILVLKKCTKNDDILFINAAEEYTKEKRQNELKEGHISKIVETYQYRKETERYSRKVSMDEVEKNGYNLNISRYVSTAEPEPQIDLKEVNEKLASINERITKHTAEHNEFLKELGLDNI